From Neospora caninum Liverpool complete genome, chromosome VIII, a single genomic window includes:
- a CDS encoding putative 1-O-acylceramide synthase: protein MEFLIGARQGRAREKVSRFSCILCFASTLVFLVPLGCYAFKTDVAASSPSSPFQASIRADSSSSSLEELPVSVQSTLPSPSSAPEGVNRGVVEKTSSRKIDSSPAARESAASSSPHPSLFFSLSVPASSRSDSGDTTFAVSGERGAADEEPQEASMSSTAGPNSDVDHALFVVPGIAGSGLFATVTNASFEACGKSPINYAVPFRVWASLSLLLPPVTHQRCWVEMMKMTVDENGETYTAQEGVHVEVDGYGGIHAIDYLDYYMNNTYGVPASAYMHGMLRTLLSLHYAQFVTLRGVPYDWRLPPWQLNYAQLKADIEDRYTELNNRKVDLIAHSLGSIILCYFLNRVVDQAWKDKYIGSMTLVAAATGGSFKAVKSLLSGYDDGTDIDIWNVIDFSLFPAVLLRDLLQTMGSIYALLPDPAVYGRDHVVVRVARPPTRVPALSSAAASPSQSPAGRTAGGASHVAERAKDPISNLSASSGEMRRRLDAVVTDEAAGQGSRARDRESEQSFSRVSDLARDSLDVEKELAEGETNTRVDRSPVADSVGEHMEEEALAKAEERREALLREFQLQNRLSHEDRAARQRERYSLFVEKEKRRLDEALRVAKEEGLEEDVYTLSNWTSLLPADLQRRVKTAQDMMAGVVADPGVPVRCIWSKFTQPTTDVAYYYASGSFDSHPIPIFDYGDNTVPLPSLSLCASWRSTVQVKAFDNLDHMFLFADRGFNSYIYDLFTPNPQQSATALSTDEGKATKHDGFPAAQESRRGTVAATEDRA, encoded by the exons ATGGAGTTTCTCATTGGAGCCAGGCAGGGAAGAGCCCGGGAGAAGGTCTCCCGGTTCTCGTGTATTCTTTGTTTCGCCAGTACACttgttttcctcgttccaCTTGGCTGTTATGCCTTCAAGACGGACGTTgcagcgtcttcgccttcctcccctttccAGGCATCCATCCGTGCCgattcttcgtcttcgtctttggAAGAGTTgccggtgtctgtacagtcGACGCtgccctctccttcctcggctcCCGAGGGAGTGAACCGCGGTGTTGTGGAAAAAACCAGCTCTAGAAAAATCGACTCTTCGCCTGCGGCCCGCGAAAGtgccgcctcctcttcccctcaTCCCTCGCtatttttttctctttccgtcccgGCATCTTCTCGGTCTGACTCTGGCGACACCACCTTCGCTGTTTCTGGCGAAAGGGGGGCAGCAGATGAGGAGCCCCAAGAAGCGTCTATGTCGTCCACTGCGGGCCCCAACTCGGACGTGGACCACGCACTCTTTGTCGTTCCAGGGATAGCAGGAAGCGGCCTGTTTGCTACAGTAACGAATGCCTCTTTTGAGGCATGCGGCAAGTCGCCTATTAATTACGCTGTCCCTTTTCGTGTCTGGGCGTCGCTgagtctccttcttccccccgtTACTCACCAGAGGTGCTGGGTCGAGATGATGAAGATGACGGTtgacgaaaacggagagacatACACCGCTCAAGAAGGTGTTCACGTCGAG GTCGACGGCTATGGCGGAATTCACGCGATTGACTACCTGGACTACTACATGAACAACACCTACGGCGTCCCTGCGAGCGCTTACATGCATGGAATGCTTCGCACTCTTCTGTCACTCCATTACGCCCAGTTCGTCACCCTCCGTGGGGTTCCCTACGACTGGCGCTTACCCCCGTGGCAA CTGAACTATGCGCAACTGAAGGCAGACATCGAGGACCGCTACACGGAATTGAACAACCGGAAAGTTGACTTGATAGCCCACAGCTTAGGGAGCATCATTCTCTGTTACTTCTTGAACCGCGTCGTGGACCAAGCGTGGAAAGACAAATACATTGGCTCCATGACTCTGGTTGCGGCTGCGACAGGAGGCAGTTTCAAGGCCGTAAAATCTCTGCTCTCGGG GTACGACGACGGAACGGATATCGACATTTGGAACGTGATCGACTTCAGCCTCTTCCCTGCAGTTCTCTTGAGAGACTTGCTGCAAACGATGGGCTCGATCTACGCGCTTCTTCCGGATCCCGCG GTATACGGCCGTGATCACGTTGTGGTCCGTGTCGCTCGTCCGCCGACGCGCGTGCCTGCTCTTTCGTCCGCGGCCGCTAGTCCTTCCCAGTCACCTGCGGGAAGGACTGCAGGCGGGGCTAGCCACGtggccgagagagcgaaggatCCGATTTCCAATCTGAGCGCGTCTTCTGGCGAGATGCGGAGACGCCTAGACGCCGTAGTGACTGATGAGGCAGCGGGGCAAGGTAGCCGAGCCCGAGATCGCGAGAGTGAACagtctttctcgcgcgtttcagATCTCGCGAGAGATAGTCTGGATGTCGAGAAAGAGCTggcggaaggagaaacaaacaCGAGGGTCGACCGGTCGCCTGTGGCGGACTCCGTCGGTGAACAcatggaagaggaagcactCGCAAAAGCCGAGGAACGCCGAGAAGCACTTTTGCGGGAGTTTCAGCTGCAAAACCGCCTTTCTCACGAAGACCGGgcagcgcgacagagagagcgttACAGCCTGTTTgtagagaaggaaaaacgccgTCTGGATGAGGCGCTGCGTGTGGCCAAGGAAGAGGGCCTGGAGGAGGATGTCTATACACTCTCCAACTGgacttcgcttctccctgcgGATTTGCAAAGACGAGTCAAAACCGCTCAAGACATGATGGCAGGCGTCGTCGCTGATCCCGGG GTTCCCGTCCGCTGCATTTGGAGCAAGTTTACTCAGCCCACGACGGATGTCGCGTACTACTACGCCAGTGGCTCTTTCGACAGCCATCCGATACC GATTTTCGATTACGGAGACAATACGGtcccgcttccttctctctctctctgcgcttcgtGGCGCTCCACCGTGCAAGTTAAAGCCTTCGACAATTTGGATCATATGTTCCTCTTTGCAGATCGTGGGTTCAACAGTTATATCTATGATCTTTTCACTCCTAATCCACAGCAGTCCGCGACAGCTCTTTCTACTGACGAGGGTAAAGCGACGAAACACGACGGTTTCCCCGCCGCCCAGGAGTCCCGTCGTGGAACTGTTGCCGCTACGGAGGACAGAGCGTAG
- a CDS encoding putative 3-hydroxyisobutyrate dehydrogenase: MGLPMATLLARRGVRLCVYDPLKPRAVQYVTQFGAVPACSVEDLGCKLRESIFSSNPELRARGTEARRQQDDAKTRMQASDPLRERRHPFLAMSSEFPHPVALQNEAHPGETNEGATPTLARQSGGERSPFGLVVCMLPTGRHVGEVLFSKHGLLDALDGHACAKNVEAPGTCRALVIDCSTIGPLQAAEVAAGAERRGHHFVDAPVSGGVPAATAGTLTFMVGGSRNDVAIASPLLRLMGSRVVHCGEAVGTGQAFKVCNNLILAASMLGVAEAFRLGEALGVDLKLLNDVVNASSGRCWSAEQYNPAPGIVDGAPASRAYAGGFSVDLIVKDLVLCRDAFEAHPLTCPVTDAALTMFRSMSDKGHGHLDIGCAFRHNT, encoded by the exons ATGGGGCTGCCCATGGCGACTCTCTTGGCGCGGCGTGGTGTGCGTCTGTGCGTCTATGACCCTCTAAAACCCCGAGCCGTACAGTACGTTACGCAGTTCGGCGCAGTCCCCGCTTGTTCCGTGGAGGACCTCGGCTGCAAACTGCGAGAGTCGATTTTCTCGTCGAATCCAGAGTTGCGAGCTCGCGGAACTGAAGCGCGCAGACAACAGGACGACGCGAAGACTCGAATGCAGGCGTCAGACCCCTTACGCGAGCGCCGCCATCCGTTTCTCGCCATGTCTTCTGAGTTTCCCCATCCCGTCGCTCTTCAGAACGAGGCGCATCCGGGCGAGACGAACGAAGGCGCTACGCCGACCTTGGCGCGACAGAGTGGTGGAGAAAGATCGCCGttcggcctcgtcgtctGCATGCTGCCGACAGGACGTCACGTCGGAGAGGTTCTGTTTTCCAAGCACGGGTTGCTAGACGCCCTCGATggacatgcatgcgcgaagaACGTGGAAGCCCCCGGGACGTGTCGTGCGCTCGTTATCGACTGTAGCACTATCGGACCTTTGCAGGCTGCCGAG GTTGCCGCAGGAGCGGAGCGCCGAGGTCATCACTTCGTCGATGCTCCAGTGTCTGGCGGCGTCCCAG CTGCTACTGCCGGTACTCTCACCTTCATGGTGGGAGGATCGAGGAATGATGTCGCGatcgcttcgcctcttctccgtctgaTGGGCTCACGAGTCGTGCACTGCGGCGAAGCCGTAGGCACGGGACAGGCCTTTAAG GTGTGCAACAACCTCATCTTGGCTGCCTCCATGCTGGGCGTGGCCGAGGCATTTCGGCTGGGGGAGGCTCTTGGTGTCGATCTCAAGCTTCTTAACGACGTGGTCAATGCCTCTTCTGGCAG ATGCTGGTCGGCGGAGCAGTACAACCCTGCACCAGGGATCGTGGACGGCGCACCAGCGAGTCGCGCGTATGCAGGCGGCTTCTCAGTTGACTTAATTGTGAAGGACTTAGTGCTATGCCGAGACGCTTTCGAG GCTCACCCCCTGACTTGCCCCGTGACGGACGCGGCCCTCACGATGTTCCGTTCGATGTCTGACAAAG GCCACGGACACCTCGACATCGGCTGCGCATTCCGTCACAACACTTGA